From one Ursus arctos isolate Adak ecotype North America unplaced genomic scaffold, UrsArc2.0 scaffold_26, whole genome shotgun sequence genomic stretch:
- the CCDC184 gene encoding coiled-coil domain-containing protein 184, translated as MEDGPLEIMTKDGGDMPAPLEVSTVPAVGDVISGEYNGGMKELMEHLKAQLQALFEDVRAMRGALDEQASHIQVLSDDVCANQRAIVSMCQIMTTAPRQGGLGVVGGKGSFPGAPQEPETPSPGIGDSGLLGRDPEDEDDDEEEEKEMPSSATPTSHCERPESPCAGLLGGDGPLVEPLDLPDITLLQLEGEASL; from the coding sequence ATGGAGGACGGTCCGCTGGAGATCATGACCAAGGACGGCGGCGACATGCCGGCACCTCTGGAGGTGTCCACCGTGCCGGCCGTGGGGGACGTGATCTCCGGGGAGTACAACGGCGGCATGAAGGAACTGATGGAGCACCTGAAGGCCCAGCTGCAGGCCCTGTTTGAGGACGTGAGGGCCATGCGGGGGGCCCTGGACGAGCAGGCCTCGCACATCCAGGTGCTCTCGGACGACGTGTGCGCCAACCAGCGGGCCATCGTCTCCATGTGCCAGATTATGACCACGGCGCCCCGCCAGGGCGGTCTGGGCGTGGTCGGCGGCAAGGGGAGCTTCCCGGGTGCCCCCCAAGAGCCGGAGACCCCTTCGCCTGGAATCGGGGACAGCGGTTTGCTGGGTCGCGATCCTGAGGACGAGGACGACgatgaagaagaggagaaggagatgcCCAGCTCCGCCACACCCACTAGTCACTGTGAGCGCCCCGAGAGCCCCTGTGCCGGTCTCCTTGGGGGGGACGGGCCACTTGTGGAGCCCCTCGATCTGCCCGACATTACCCTGCTGCAGCTGGAGGGCGAGGCCTCTCTGTGA